In Romboutsia lituseburensis, a genomic segment contains:
- the eutM gene encoding ethanolamine utilization microcompartment protein EutM, whose protein sequence is MANANALGMIETKGLVGAIEAADAMVKAANVQLVGKEQVGGGLVTVMVRGDVGAVKAATDAGAAAAERVGELVSVHVIPRPHFEVDAILPKVSAE, encoded by the coding sequence GGAATGATAGAAACTAAAGGATTAGTAGGAGCAATAGAAGCAGCAGATGCAATGGTTAAAGCTGCAAATGTACAATTAGTAGGTAAAGAACAAGTTGGTGGAGGATTAGTTACTGTAATGGTAAGAGGAGATGTTGGAGCTGTTAAAGCTGCTACTGACGCTGGAGCTGCAGCTGCTGAAAGAGTTGGAGAATTAGTATCAGTTCATGTAATACCAAGACCACACTTTGAAGTAGATGCTATATTACCAAAAGTATCTGCTGAATAA
- a CDS encoding cobalamin adenosyltransferase produces MGVLTESEIRRRIGKDKDKLTEFYIEKGQIITPSAKSYLLEKSIELKYVDSISEVSNEPKEIIKEVIKEKSYKYTTVFGAKLDKKPEHMTQLNGNLLVFKDHKRIILRGKIDSLESKILEGQILSQKSNMPKLTKDLQEILDFVRSIMRCEVLEEKLEEFTLLGLTPDELREQSHYPKKYFGIGHEFPSYEMGEVVVGINSIRSATREAELCAYEAFKGEYGQVEREDLIKALNRLSSVFWIMIYKIRTGKYK; encoded by the coding sequence ATGGGTGTTTTAACAGAGAGTGAAATAAGAAGAAGAATAGGAAAAGACAAAGATAAGTTAACAGAATTTTATATAGAAAAGGGTCAGATAATAACTCCTTCAGCAAAATCATATTTATTAGAAAAAAGTATTGAACTTAAATATGTTGATAGCATAAGTGAAGTGAGTAATGAACCGAAAGAAATTATAAAAGAAGTTATAAAAGAAAAATCATATAAATACACTACTGTATTTGGTGCTAAATTAGATAAAAAGCCAGAGCACATGACACAATTAAATGGAAATTTATTAGTATTTAAGGATCATAAAAGAATAATTCTTAGAGGTAAAATAGATTCTTTAGAGTCTAAAATACTAGAAGGACAAATACTTTCTCAAAAAAGTAATATGCCAAAATTGACAAAGGATTTACAAGAAATATTAGACTTTGTAAGAAGCATAATGAGATGTGAAGTATTAGAAGAAAAATTAGAAGAGTTTACTCTTTTAGGATTAACTCCTGATGAATTAAGAGAGCAATCACATTATCCTAAAAAATACTTTGGTATAGGACATGAGTTTCCATCATATGAGATGGGAGAAGTAGTAGTAGGTATAAATAGTATAAGAAGTGCTACAAGAGAAGCTGAGCTTTGTGCATATGAAGCTTTCAAAGGGGAATATGGACAAGTTGAAAGAGAAGATTTAATAAAAGCACTTAATAGATTATCATCAGTGTTCTGGATTATGATTTATAAAATTAGAACAGGAAAATATAAGTAA
- the eutD gene encoding ethanolamine utilization phosphate acetyltransferase EutD — protein sequence MENLLNEIVQEVISRVKKEAFIEVEASGRHVHLSEEDVEKLFGKGYTLTKLRDLSQPGQYACKERVTITGPKGSIKNVIVLGPCRKETQVEVSLTDGSSLGVKAPIKQSGDLKNTLGIKISTEHGEVSLDKGLMVAKRHIHITPSDAAKFNVCDNEVVQVKVFGQRPLIFDDVVVRVNEKFNTYMHIDYDEANACGFSKGTMAKIIKG from the coding sequence ATGGAAAATCTATTAAATGAAATAGTACAAGAAGTTATAAGTAGAGTAAAAAAAGAAGCTTTTATAGAGGTTGAGGCATCGGGTAGACATGTTCACTTAAGTGAAGAAGATGTAGAAAAATTATTTGGAAAAGGATATACCTTAACAAAGTTAAGAGATTTATCTCAACCAGGTCAATATGCTTGTAAAGAAAGAGTCACAATAACTGGTCCAAAAGGTAGTATAAAAAATGTTATAGTACTAGGACCTTGTAGAAAAGAAACTCAAGTTGAAGTGTCATTAACAGATGGATCTTCTTTAGGCGTAAAAGCTCCTATAAAACAAAGTGGAGATTTAAAAAATACATTAGGTATAAAAATATCTACAGAACATGGTGAAGTTTCATTAGATAAAGGTCTTATGGTTGCTAAAAGACATATACACATAACACCTAGTGATGCAGCTAAATTTAATGTATGTGATAATGAAGTAGTTCAAGTTAAAGTATTTGGACAAAGACCATTAATATTTGATGATGTAGTCGTTAGAGTTAATGAAAAATTTAACACATATATGCATATAGACTATGATGAAGCTAATGCATGTGGATTTAGTAAAGGAACTATGGCAAAAATTATAAAAGGTTAA
- a CDS encoding TIGR02536 family ethanolamine utilization protein — MNYDNLVNLIVEEIYKKINCTDKLEITNKPKAVLIYENNKERFNFLKENFDVVSFEKDIRDCEMIIVSKLCMRGICNLALGNSVSDEERFILKMLMKGKKVYVLDEGIEYKRYKETAPKALYNKYLSYEDEILKFGVEVVKDLNSITSKAKINTNKVENLSLNILDKKTLREKEIIDDEISLDLRTKKLISESDLRKPMVNGIKNVVVSKKSIITPLATDFMRIHHLKLKRM, encoded by the coding sequence ATGAATTATGATAATCTTGTAAATCTTATAGTAGAAGAGATTTACAAAAAAATAAATTGTACAGATAAATTAGAAATTACAAATAAGCCAAAAGCTGTTTTAATATATGAAAACAATAAAGAACGATTTAATTTCTTAAAAGAAAATTTTGATGTAGTATCTTTTGAAAAAGACATAAGAGACTGTGAAATGATTATAGTATCAAAACTTTGTATGAGAGGAATTTGTAATCTAGCTTTAGGAAATAGTGTAAGTGATGAAGAAAGATTTATACTTAAAATGCTTATGAAAGGCAAAAAAGTATATGTATTAGATGAAGGAATAGAATATAAAAGATACAAAGAAACTGCACCAAAAGCTCTATACAACAAATACTTATCTTATGAAGATGAAATATTGAAATTTGGAGTAGAGGTAGTTAAAGACTTAAATTCTATAACTTCAAAAGCTAAAATTAATACTAATAAAGTAGAAAACTTAAGCTTAAATATTTTAGATAAAAAAACTTTAAGAGAAAAAGAAATAATAGATGATGAAATTAGCTTAGATTTAAGAACTAAAAAACTTATATCAGAAAGTGACTTAAGAAAGCCAATGGTAAATGGAATAAAAAATGTTGTTGTTAGCAAAAAAAGCATAATAACTCCATTAGCTACTGACTTTATGAGAATACATCATTTAAAATTAAAAAGAATGTAG
- a CDS encoding EutN/CcmL family microcompartment protein yields the protein MEIGKVVGNVWATRKDEKLCGLKFLVVKLLKTKDTYKEGFLVAADNAGAGNGDLVFITKGSSARASIEKRDVPIDATIVGIVDTLEFFDE from the coding sequence ATGGAAATAGGTAAAGTTGTAGGCAATGTGTGGGCAACTAGAAAAGATGAAAAATTATGTGGATTAAAGTTTTTAGTAGTAAAGCTTTTAAAAACTAAAGATACGTACAAAGAAGGTTTTTTAGTTGCAGCTGATAATGCAGGAGCTGGTAATGGAGACTTAGTTTTCATAACTAAAGGTTCATCAGCAAGAGCATCCATTGAAAAAAGAGATGTGCCAATAGATGCAACTATAGTTGGTATAGTTGATACATTAGAGTTTTTCGATGAATAA
- a CDS encoding BMC domain-containing protein: MNKSIGAIEFRSIAKGIEVSNEMIKKSSVEVLYLKSICPGKFLIIIAGETSYINESIDYGLTKGSGYIVDSFVINAVSLDIINGLKNKYKKLESITSIGVVETNKVCAGLTALDKTLKSSDVSLVKLQLSFAIGGKLVYIVSGNLSDLDYGIDEGTKILDKKDIVNISIIPYVDNQIIKNLI; this comes from the coding sequence ATGAATAAAAGTATAGGTGCTATAGAATTTAGAAGTATAGCAAAAGGCATAGAAGTATCGAATGAAATGATTAAGAAGTCCTCAGTTGAAGTATTATATTTAAAAAGTATTTGTCCAGGTAAATTCTTAATAATAATAGCTGGGGAAACTTCTTATATAAATGAGTCCATAGATTATGGATTAACTAAAGGTAGTGGTTATATAGTTGATAGTTTTGTAATTAATGCAGTTAGTTTAGATATAATAAATGGACTAAAAAATAAATATAAAAAGTTAGAAAGTATAACATCTATTGGAGTAGTAGAAACCAACAAAGTATGTGCAGGACTTACAGCACTTGACAAAACATTAAAATCTAGTGATGTATCTCTTGTTAAATTGCAATTATCTTTTGCAATAGGAGGAAAACTTGTATATATAGTAAGTGGAAATTTAAGTGATTTAGACTATGGTATAGATGAAGGAACTAAGATTTTAGATAAAAAAGATATAGTAAATATTTCAATAATACCATATGTTGATAATCAAATAATAAAAAATCTAATATAA
- the eutH gene encoding ethanolamine utilization protein EutH, producing the protein MSINEIIIYVMVLFMVLGAIDKSIGNKFGLGEQFEEGIMAMGSLAVAMVGVICLAPVLADVLRPIIVPVFDMLGADPAMFAGSLLANDMGGAPLAMELAKDPQAGLFGGLIVGAMMGPTIVFIIPVALGIIEKEDQKFLATGILAGIITIPVGAFVGGLVAGFPLMMIVKNLIPIIIFAIVIALGLLKFENAMIKGFTYFGKGVVIVITLGLAAAIVEALTGIVIIPGMAPIHDGIAIVGDIAIVLAGAFPLVFVITKVFNKPLMALGKVLGMNDISAAGLVASLANCIPMFGMMKDMDDRGKIINVAFSVSAAFVFGDHLGFTAGFNSEMITPMIVAKLVGGISAVMLAMVIANKTLKKEQA; encoded by the coding sequence ATGAGTATAAATGAAATTATAATTTATGTAATGGTACTATTTATGGTACTTGGAGCTATAGATAAATCTATAGGTAACAAGTTTGGACTAGGAGAACAATTTGAAGAAGGTATAATGGCAATGGGTTCTCTAGCGGTTGCAATGGTAGGGGTTATATGTTTAGCGCCAGTACTTGCAGACGTATTAAGACCTATAATAGTTCCTGTATTTGACATGTTAGGTGCAGACCCAGCAATGTTTGCAGGAAGTTTACTTGCTAATGATATGGGTGGAGCGCCACTTGCAATGGAACTTGCAAAAGATCCTCAAGCAGGATTATTTGGTGGATTAATAGTAGGTGCAATGATGGGACCTACTATAGTATTTATAATACCAGTAGCTCTTGGAATAATAGAAAAAGAAGATCAAAAGTTCTTAGCAACAGGAATACTTGCAGGTATAATAACAATACCTGTTGGAGCATTTGTTGGAGGATTAGTAGCAGGGTTCCCACTTATGATGATTGTTAAAAACTTAATACCTATAATAATATTTGCAATAGTTATAGCACTTGGATTATTAAAATTTGAAAACGCTATGATAAAAGGATTCACATATTTTGGAAAAGGTGTAGTAATAGTTATAACATTAGGTCTTGCAGCAGCTATAGTTGAAGCATTAACTGGAATAGTTATAATACCAGGGATGGCTCCTATACATGATGGTATAGCAATAGTTGGAGATATAGCAATAGTTTTAGCGGGAGCATTCCCACTAGTATTTGTTATAACTAAAGTATTCAACAAACCTTTAATGGCTTTAGGTAAAGTACTTGGAATGAATGATATATCAGCAGCAGGACTTGTTGCAAGTTTAGCTAACTGTATACCTATGTTTGGTATGATGAAAGATATGGATGATAGAGGAAAAATAATAAACGTAGCATTCTCTGTATCAGCAGCATTCGTATTTGGAGATCACTTAGGATTTACAGCAGGATTTAATTCGGAAATGATAACTCCAATGATAGTTGCTAAATTAGTTGGAGGAATAAGTGCAGTTATGTTAGCTATGGTTATAGCAAATAAAACACTAAAAAAGGAGCAAGCATAA
- a CDS encoding cupin domain-containing protein: MDIKNIDKSLLETLVRQIIEEKINGTKDSVDFVRNKDVSGITSIKLPTVKVDESNRLDTGNSKDVVYTKDLFTLEESPRLGCGMMEMKETTFDWTLNYDEIDYVIEGTLDIIIDGRTVSASAGELILIPKGSSIQFSVKDYARFIYVTYPADWASQA; this comes from the coding sequence ATGGATATAAAAAATATAGATAAAAGTTTACTTGAAACATTAGTAAGACAAATAATAGAAGAAAAAATAAATGGAACTAAAGATAGCGTAGATTTTGTAAGAAATAAAGATGTAAGTGGAATAACATCTATAAAATTACCAACTGTAAAGGTTGATGAATCAAATAGATTAGATACAGGAAATTCTAAAGATGTAGTATACACTAAAGATTTATTTACATTAGAAGAAAGCCCAAGATTAGGTTGTGGAATGATGGAAATGAAAGAAACAACATTTGATTGGACTTTAAACTACGATGAAATTGATTACGTAATAGAAGGAACACTAGATATAATAATAGATGGAAGAACAGTTTCTGCTTCAGCTGGTGAATTAATACTTATACCAAAAGGAAGTAGCATACAATTTTCTGTTAAAGATTATGCTAGATTTATATATGTAACATATCCAGCGGATTGGGCATCTCAAGCTTAA
- a CDS encoding PqqD family protein: MKNNEDVLGIIFKVSDTICVEVSNDNIVTILEKQDHKVQSFFRKLKFKIPQYKKIELDEFGSAVFLLIDGKSTVKEIGEILDSKYGEKIHPLYERLLLFLNHIDVNCNYIEKLDI, from the coding sequence ATGAAAAATAATGAAGATGTTTTAGGTATAATTTTTAAAGTGTCAGATACAATTTGTGTTGAAGTGAGTAACGATAATATTGTTACCATATTAGAAAAACAAGATCATAAAGTACAAAGCTTTTTTAGAAAGTTAAAATTTAAAATTCCACAATATAAAAAAATTGAATTAGATGAATTCGGAAGTGCTGTATTTTTATTAATTGATGGAAAAAGCACCGTTAAAGAAATTGGTGAAATTTTAGATTCTAAATATGGTGAAAAAATTCATCCTCTTTATGAAAGACTATTATTATTTTTAAATCATATTGATGTAAATTGTAACTATATTGAAAAATTAGATATTTAA
- a CDS encoding OPT family oligopeptide transporter encodes MKKKLPKEAYGGVSGKDYVPYITDKSNKGGNVAILIIGIVLSTIFAASTAYSGMKSGLTVAAGIPGAIIGSMLVGVFAREKGILGKNILQGMSSGGESIASGMIYVLPAIILIGSQITFFEGLLVGVGGVLFGVGCSSLVYNYLIVEEHGKLMYPESMAISETLVASDGGGDAIKYMGIGFGISGIINVLTGSFLNVVNNTMTFVGSKFYKWKFSTEVNPLLLGIGFIVGLEVSLTMFAGSILSNFGIAPLIGYFTDMAGSNAAVWNDASMSISQMDVNAISGSYVKYIGAGMMLCGGIIGALKLIPTIIISIKETLNAKSNNDGSAESSSGEMLILLGGVVIGFVAAFLISGSITMAIVGAIVSLILALLFVIVAGRLTGTIGTSNLPVSGMTIASLVILTLVFVVMGWKTPEDNKSLLLFAAFMVVAISIAGGYTQSQKVTYIIGGSKREMQNYFTIAGIVGVVVVTGTILLLSGQLAITGSDAPFALPQANLMSTLTSGIMSGNLPWVMIIVGVFMALVLFFLNLPIMTIAIGFYLPISTTSIILVGALIRVFVEKMSKNDSEKEARVANGISLSSGLVAGGSIIGLIGIILQVSGIVKPNTPSGFAASNMMAFVILILLVIATTLPIISTKVRQNEK; translated from the coding sequence ATGAAGAAAAAATTACCTAAGGAGGCTTATGGTGGTGTATCTGGTAAAGACTATGTACCATATATCACTGATAAGTCTAATAAGGGTGGAAACGTTGCTATTTTAATAATAGGTATCGTTTTATCTACAATTTTCGCTGCTTCTACTGCTTATTCAGGTATGAAGTCAGGACTTACTGTTGCAGCAGGTATACCTGGTGCTATAATCGGTTCTATGCTTGTGGGTGTTTTCGCTCGTGAAAAGGGTATTCTAGGCAAAAACATATTACAAGGTATGTCAAGTGGTGGAGAATCTATCGCTAGTGGTATGATTTATGTTTTACCTGCAATTATATTAATCGGTAGCCAAATAACATTCTTTGAAGGTCTGTTAGTTGGTGTTGGTGGAGTTTTATTCGGTGTTGGATGTTCATCGTTAGTTTATAACTACTTAATAGTAGAAGAACACGGTAAACTTATGTATCCAGAATCTATGGCTATTTCAGAAACACTTGTTGCTTCTGATGGTGGCGGAGATGCTATAAAATACATGGGAATCGGTTTTGGTATAAGTGGTATTATAAACGTTTTAACTGGTTCATTCTTAAACGTAGTAAACAATACTATGACTTTTGTAGGAAGTAAATTCTACAAATGGAAATTCTCAACAGAAGTTAACCCTCTACTTTTAGGTATAGGATTTATCGTTGGTCTTGAAGTATCGTTAACAATGTTTGCTGGCTCTATATTATCAAACTTTGGTATAGCTCCATTAATAGGTTACTTTACTGATATGGCTGGAAGCAATGCTGCAGTATGGAATGATGCATCAATGTCTATTAGTCAAATGGATGTAAACGCTATCTCTGGTAGCTACGTTAAGTACATAGGTGCTGGTATGATGCTTTGTGGTGGTATAATAGGTGCTCTTAAACTTATACCTACTATAATCATTTCTATAAAAGAAACTCTTAATGCTAAGTCTAATAATGATGGTAGTGCAGAAAGCTCTTCTGGAGAAATGTTAATCCTACTAGGTGGTGTAGTTATAGGATTTGTAGCTGCATTCTTAATATCTGGTAGCATTACAATGGCTATCGTAGGAGCTATAGTTTCTTTAATATTAGCGTTATTATTCGTTATAGTTGCTGGACGTTTAACTGGTACTATAGGGACTTCTAACCTTCCAGTTTCTGGTATGACAATAGCTTCTTTAGTTATATTAACATTAGTATTCGTTGTAATGGGATGGAAAACTCCAGAAGATAATAAGTCTTTACTTTTATTTGCTGCTTTCATGGTTGTTGCTATATCTATCGCTGGTGGTTATACTCAATCTCAAAAAGTTACTTACATAATAGGTGGTAGTAAACGTGAAATGCAAAACTACTTTACTATAGCAGGTATTGTTGGAGTTGTGGTTGTTACAGGAACAATATTATTACTTTCTGGACAATTAGCTATAACTGGTAGTGATGCTCCATTTGCACTTCCTCAAGCAAACTTAATGTCAACATTAACTTCTGGTATAATGTCTGGTAACTTACCTTGGGTTATGATAATTGTTGGTGTGTTTATGGCTTTAGTTTTATTCTTCTTAAACTTACCAATAATGACTATAGCTATTGGTTTCTACTTACCTATATCAACTACTTCTATAATATTAGTTGGTGCTTTAATAAGAGTATTCGTTGAAAAAATGTCTAAAAATGACTCTGAAAAAGAAGCTAGAGTTGCTAATGGTATAAGTTTATCTTCTGGTCTTGTTGCTGGTGGATCTATAATAGGTCTAATAGGTATAATATTACAAGTTTCAGGTATTGTTAAGCCAAATACTCCTTCAGGATTTGCTGCAAGTAATATGATGGCATTTGTTATATTAATACTTTTAGTTATAGCTACAACTTTACCAATAATTTCAACTAAAGTAAGACAAAATGAAAAATAA
- a CDS encoding OPT family oligopeptide transporter, whose product MSDKKLPKEAYGGVSGKDYVPYITDKSHKGANVAVLIIGIFLATIFAASTAYSGMKSGLTVAAGIPGAIIGSMFVGVFAKEKGILGKNILQGMSSGGESIASGMIYVLPAIILIGSQITFFEGVVIGVGGVLFGIGCCSLVYNYLIVEEHGKLMYPESMAISETLVASDGGGDAIKFMGIGFAISGIINVLTSSFLNVLNNTMTFIGSRFYKWKFSTEVNPLLLGIGFIVGLEVSLTMFAGSILSNFGVAPLIGYFTDMAANGAVVWNDPAIAINQMDVNSISGSYVKYIGAGMMLCGGIIGALKLIPTIVVSIKETLKAKSSKDGNSEGSSSEMLILLGGIVIGFVGAFLVSQSITMAIVGGIVSLILSLLFVIVAGRLTGTIGTSNLPVSGMTIASLVILTLVFVIMGWKGQADNKSLLLFAAFMVVAISIAGGYTQSQKVAYIIGGSKREMQNYFTIAGIVGVVVVTGTILLLSSQLAITGSDAPFALPQANLMSTLTSGIMSGNLPWVMIIVGIFIALVLFFLNLPIMTVAIGFYLPISTTSIILVGALIRVFVEKMSKSEAEKETRVANGISLSSGLVAGGSIIGLIGIILQVSGIIKPNIPTGFASTNAMALIILAVLVVATTIPIISSKPKGNQR is encoded by the coding sequence ATGAGTGACAAAAAGTTGCCTAAAGAAGCTTATGGTGGTGTATCCGGTAAAGATTATGTACCATATATCACTGATAAGTCTCACAAAGGTGCAAACGTAGCTGTATTGATTATAGGTATTTTCCTTGCAACAATATTTGCTGCTTCTACCGCTTATTCTGGTATGAAATCCGGACTTACTGTTGCAGCTGGTATTCCAGGGGCTATAATTGGTTCTATGTTTGTCGGAGTATTTGCCAAAGAAAAAGGTATACTGGGTAAAAATATATTACAAGGTATGTCAAGTGGTGGAGAATCCATTGCAAGTGGTATGATTTATGTATTACCTGCAATAATTTTAATCGGTAGCCAAATTACATTTTTCGAAGGTGTAGTTATAGGTGTTGGTGGAGTTTTATTTGGTATAGGGTGCTGTTCTTTAGTTTACAACTATTTAATTGTTGAAGAGCATGGTAAGCTTATGTATCCAGAATCTATGGCTATTTCAGAAACACTTGTTGCTTCTGATGGTGGCGGAGATGCTATAAAATTTATGGGTATTGGTTTTGCTATAAGCGGAATTATAAATGTATTAACAAGTTCTTTCTTAAATGTATTAAATAATACTATGACATTTATAGGAAGTAGATTTTATAAATGGAAATTCTCAACAGAAGTTAATCCTTTACTTTTAGGTATCGGTTTTATAGTAGGTCTTGAGGTATCTTTAACTATGTTTGCAGGTTCCATATTATCTAACTTTGGTGTAGCACCATTAATAGGTTACTTTACTGATATGGCCGCAAATGGCGCTGTTGTTTGGAATGATCCAGCTATTGCTATCAATCAAATGGATGTTAATTCTATTTCCGGTAGTTATGTTAAATACATTGGTGCTGGTATGATGCTTTGTGGTGGTATAATAGGTGCCCTTAAGCTTATACCTACTATAGTTGTTTCTATTAAAGAAACTCTTAAAGCTAAGTCTAGCAAAGACGGTAACTCAGAGGGATCGTCTAGTGAAATGTTAATTTTATTAGGTGGCATAGTTATTGGATTTGTAGGTGCATTTTTAGTATCACAAAGTATAACTATGGCTATTGTTGGTGGTATAGTATCTCTTATATTATCACTATTATTCGTTATAGTTGCTGGACGTTTAACTGGTACTATAGGTACTTCTAATCTACCAGTTTCTGGTATGACAATAGCTTCTTTAGTTATACTAACATTAGTATTCGTTATAATGGGATGGAAAGGGCAAGCTGACAATAAATCTTTACTTTTATTTGCTGCTTTTATGGTTGTTGCTATATCCATAGCTGGTGGTTATACTCAATCTCAAAAGGTTGCTTATATTATAGGTGGTAGTAAACGTGAAATGCAAAATTACTTTACTATAGCAGGTATTGTAGGTGTTGTTGTTGTTACTGGTACAATACTTTTACTTTCTAGTCAATTAGCTATAACTGGCAGTGATGCTCCATTTGCTCTTCCTCAAGCAAACTTAATGTCAACATTAACTTCTGGTATTATGTCTGGTAACTTACCTTGGGTTATGATAATTGTTGGTATATTTATAGCTTTAGTTTTATTTTTCTTAAATTTACCAATAATGACTGTAGCTATAGGTTTCTACTTACCGATATCAACTACTTCTATAATATTAGTTGGTGCATTAATAAGAGTATTTGTTGAGAAAATGTCTAAAAGTGAAGCAGAAAAAGAAACTAGAGTTGCTAATGGTATAAGTTTATCTTCTGGTCTTGTTGCTGGTGGATCTATAATAGGTCTAATAGGTATCATATTACAAGTTTCAGGAATAATTAAACCAAATATCCCAACTGGATTTGCATCAACTAATGCTATGGCTCTTATTATTTTAGCTGTATTGGTTGTAGCAACTACAATACCTATTATTTCATCAAAACCAAAAGGAAATCAAAGATAA
- a CDS encoding LacI family DNA-binding transcriptional regulator, with amino-acid sequence MNISKIAELAGVSRTTVSRFLNDGYVSEANRLKIQKIIDETGYVPSSYAQTLRTKKTNLIGVILPKISSETISRVVDGISSEIGKHGYNVLLGNTDLDIEKEIEYLNIFKNNEVYGIIFVATVITKNHLEIMKKIKRPIVIVGQSVENYLCIYHDDFGAAYSAVTYLIKNNKKNIGYIGVSEKDIAVGKERKNGYLKALKNYNYEVEKERIQIGEFSKKSGYEGCKVLIQNNKHLD; translated from the coding sequence ATGAACATAAGTAAAATCGCAGAGCTAGCAGGTGTTTCAAGAACAACTGTATCTAGATTTTTAAATGATGGATATGTAAGTGAAGCTAATAGATTAAAAATACAAAAAATTATAGATGAAACAGGATATGTACCATCTTCATATGCACAGACATTAAGAACTAAGAAAACTAATTTAATAGGAGTAATTCTTCCGAAGATAAGCTCAGAGACTATAAGTAGAGTTGTAGATGGTATAAGTAGTGAAATAGGAAAACATGGATATAATGTACTTTTAGGCAACACTGACTTAGATATAGAAAAAGAAATAGAATACTTAAATATATTTAAAAACAATGAAGTTTATGGGATTATATTTGTTGCAACTGTAATAACGAAAAATCATTTAGAGATAATGAAAAAAATAAAAAGACCTATAGTTATAGTAGGTCAAAGTGTAGAAAATTACTTATGCATATATCATGATGATTTTGGAGCAGCATACAGTGCAGTTACATACCTTATAAAAAATAATAAAAAAAATATAGGATATATAGGAGTAAGTGAAAAAGATATAGCTGTTGGTAAAGAAAGAAAAAATGGCTACTTAAAAGCATTAAAAAATTATAATTATGAAGTAGAAAAAGAGCGAATTCAAATAGGTGAGTTTTCAAAAAAATCAGGATATGAAGGGTGTAAAGTATTAATTCAAAATAATAAGCATCTAGATTAA
- a CDS encoding substrate-binding domain-containing protein, with protein sequence MVSPKLTTIHYHYKTSGIEAAKLIISKLQNKDKEIKNIKLGYKLKERESIQ encoded by the coding sequence GTGGTTAGCCCAAAACTTACAACTATACATTATCATTATAAAACTAGCGGAATAGAAGCAGCAAAATTAATTATAAGTAAATTACAAAATAAAGATAAAGAAATAAAGAACATAAAATTAGGATATAAATTAAAAGAAAGAGAAAGTATACAGTAA
- a CDS encoding carbohydrate kinase family protein has product MDYKKIAQEVLFRGNVSMVLFTKGSKCVTAYTKNNFVTINGNKVNAIDITGAGDSFIGAFLYKLLKDNVDVNSLSELEFQTIKDYLIFANYYAAYSTTKKGAISSYATIDEINLFINENK; this is encoded by the coding sequence TTGGACTATAAAAAAATAGCTCAAGAAGTTTTATTTAGAGGAAATGTATCTATGGTTTTATTCACAAAAGGAAGCAAATGTGTTACAGCTTATACTAAAAATAACTTTGTTACTATAAATGGAAACAAAGTAAATGCTATAGATATAACAGGAGCAGGAGATTCTTTTATAGGTGCATTTTTATATAAACTATTAAAAGACAATGTAGATGTCAACTCTTTAAGTGAACTGGAATTTCAGACTATTAAAGATTATTTAATATTTGCAAATTATTATGCTGCTTATAGCACAACTAAAAAAGGGGCTATAAGTTCATATGCTACAATAGATGAAATAAATCTGTTTATAAATGAAAATAAATGA